From the Argonema galeatum A003/A1 genome, one window contains:
- a CDS encoding STAS domain-containing protein, translating to MERIAILQMGQFLLVTIQVDMHDRLAMTLQDDLTNRISQTSARGVLIDISALEIVDSFIGRILGNIAKMSRILDAETVVVGMQPAVAITLVELGLSLKGIRTSLNVEKGMALLRSSLGDSEGGSMDGDAEK from the coding sequence ATGGAACGCATCGCCATACTCCAGATGGGCCAATTCCTCCTCGTCACCATTCAAGTCGATATGCACGATCGCCTAGCGATGACTTTGCAGGACGACCTGACAAACCGCATTAGCCAGACAAGCGCTCGCGGTGTACTAATAGATATATCAGCGTTGGAGATAGTTGATTCCTTCATCGGGCGGATACTGGGAAACATTGCCAAAATGTCGCGCATACTGGATGCAGAAACGGTGGTTGTAGGAATGCAGCCCGCTGTAGCCATCACTCTAGTAGAGTTGGGACTCTCTCTAAAAGGCATTCGCACATCCTTAAATGTTGAGAAGGGAATGGCTCTCCTGCGGTCATCGTTAGGAGATTCTGAAGGGGGGAGCATGGACGGTGATGCAGAAAAATGA
- a CDS encoding DUF29 domain-containing protein, translated as MPHIKADRQTLYETDYLQWIETNVEKLRNQDYANVDWTHLMEEIEDMGRSERRSLESNLIVVLLHLLKWQYQPEERSGSWEGSIIEHRRRVKKALKESPSLRPYLDSIFAECYAEAVKQAKAETGLALETFPTECLYELTEVTDDGFLP; from the coding sequence ATGCCGCATATAAAGGCCGATCGCCAAACATTGTACGAGACAGATTACCTGCAATGGATAGAAACAAATGTAGAAAAATTGCGGAATCAGGACTATGCAAATGTGGATTGGACTCACCTGATGGAGGAAATAGAAGACATGGGGAGGAGCGAGAGGAGAAGTCTAGAAAGTAACCTGATTGTAGTTCTGCTCCACTTGCTTAAATGGCAATACCAACCTGAAGAAAGAAGCGGCAGTTGGGAAGGTAGCATTATCGAGCATCGCAGGCGTGTTAAAAAAGCTCTAAAAGAGTCTCCCAGCTTAAGACCCTATCTAGACAGCATTTTCGCTGAATGTTACGCAGAAGCAGTCAAACAAGCAAAAGCTGAAACTGGCTTAGCACTAGAGACTTTCCCTACAGAGTGTCTCTACGAGCTGACAGAAGTGACGGATGATGGGTTTTTACCATAA
- a CDS encoding response regulator → MSDQHQITILHVDDNETNRYVVSRTLQKAGFDVEEAATGETALQMIAQQPPDLVILDVRLPDIDGFEVCHRIKTNPATSFIPVLHLSASFVKSEDKAQGLDGGADGYLAQPVEPIELLATVKALLRIREAEESALTLAKEWQTTFDAMSDSVCLLDSQGKVMRCNKAMTQLLLKSEGKISDRFHQELMQPILGSIEVTPFDRVQETLCRETIEIHSVDRWFSVTADPIFDEGQVFTGAVYIVADITNRVGSEEALKSSEERFRMLLENVKDYAIFFLDTDGRITRWSIGAERILGYREAEILGQPISIIFTPEDLECGADKQELSKAVEEGRGEDERWHLRKGGSRFWASGIVTPLRDATGQLRGFAKIMRDFTERKQAEDERAQLLAREQQARAEAETANRMKDEFLATLSHELRSPLNAMLGWAQLLNSRKFDEATTAKAMDIIERTARTQAQLVDDLLDVSRIIQGKLRLKVRPVELSTIIGAVLDTVRPAAEAKGIQLESVCDPKAGLVGGDSDRLQQVIWNLLSNAIKFTPNRGRVEVRLERVNSDVEIKVTDTGKGISPDFVPYVFDRFRQADSSMTRRYNGLGIGLAIVRHLVELHGGTVHAHSEGEDLGATFIVRLPIMSALFEASESVRISTVEAGTPFDNPPALNCLEVLVVDDDADTRLFLCMVLEQCGANVTLASSAFEAFEVIQNLKPDILVSDIGMPQEDGYSLIRKVRSLSAEEGGLIPAIALTAYARTEDRMRSLLEGFQIHIPKPVEPAELAAAVANLAGLGARG, encoded by the coding sequence ATGTCGGATCAGCATCAAATCACAATATTGCACGTAGACGACAACGAGACCAACCGCTATGTGGTTTCTCGGACACTTCAGAAAGCCGGGTTTGATGTTGAGGAGGCGGCTACTGGCGAAACTGCCCTGCAAATGATAGCACAGCAACCACCAGACTTAGTTATTCTTGATGTCAGGCTTCCAGATATCGACGGGTTTGAAGTCTGCCACAGGATCAAGACTAATCCTGCCACATCTTTTATTCCGGTGCTGCATTTATCTGCTAGTTTTGTCAAAAGCGAGGACAAGGCACAGGGGTTAGATGGCGGTGCAGATGGCTATCTAGCGCAGCCGGTAGAGCCGATCGAATTACTAGCTACTGTTAAAGCTTTGCTCCGCATCCGAGAAGCTGAGGAGTCGGCGCTAACTTTGGCGAAGGAATGGCAAACGACATTCGATGCGATGAGCGATAGTGTTTGTCTGCTGGATAGTCAAGGAAAAGTTATGCGATGTAACAAAGCGATGACCCAGCTTCTCTTAAAATCAGAGGGCAAAATTAGCGATCGCTTTCATCAGGAACTCATGCAACCTATTTTAGGAAGCATTGAGGTAACTCCTTTCGATCGCGTCCAAGAAACTCTGTGTCGGGAAACTATAGAGATACACTCAGTAGACCGATGGTTTTCGGTAACCGCAGATCCCATCTTCGACGAGGGTCAAGTTTTTACGGGTGCCGTTTACATTGTGGCTGACATCACCAACCGAGTCGGATCTGAAGAAGCACTCAAATCAAGCGAAGAACGGTTTCGGATGTTGTTGGAAAATGTGAAAGATTATGCAATTTTCTTCCTCGATACCGACGGGCGCATTACCAGATGGAGTATTGGGGCAGAACGCATATTAGGTTATCGGGAAGCAGAGATACTGGGACAACCTATCTCAATTATCTTTACACCTGAAGACCTTGAGTGCGGTGCGGACAAGCAGGAATTGTCCAAGGCAGTTGAGGAAGGTCGCGGTGAGGATGAACGCTGGCACCTGCGTAAGGGGGGCAGCCGTTTCTGGGCGAGTGGCATAGTAACGCCGTTACGAGATGCGACGGGACAGCTACGTGGCTTTGCCAAAATCATGCGCGATTTCACGGAACGTAAGCAAGCTGAAGACGAACGCGCCCAGCTACTAGCCCGCGAACAGCAAGCACGCGCCGAAGCTGAAACGGCGAACCGCATGAAAGACGAGTTTTTGGCGACACTTTCCCACGAATTGCGATCGCCTCTGAATGCGATGCTGGGATGGGCTCAGCTGCTCAACAGCCGCAAGTTTGACGAGGCTACTACGGCTAAGGCTATGGATATTATCGAGCGGACTGCCAGGACACAAGCTCAATTGGTTGACGATTTACTTGATGTCTCGCGAATTATTCAGGGCAAGTTGCGTCTTAAGGTTCGTCCGGTTGAACTTAGTACAATTATTGGAGCGGTTCTGGATACGGTACGCCCAGCTGCTGAAGCTAAGGGGATTCAACTCGAAAGCGTCTGCGATCCTAAAGCCGGGTTGGTCGGCGGAGACTCAGACCGCTTGCAGCAGGTAATCTGGAACCTGCTGTCAAATGCGATTAAGTTTACACCTAACAGAGGGAGAGTAGAGGTTCGACTAGAACGGGTTAATTCTGATGTTGAAATTAAAGTAACCGATACGGGAAAAGGCATCAGCCCGGATTTTGTGCCTTATGTTTTCGATCGCTTTCGTCAAGCCGATAGCTCTATGACCCGGCGGTACAACGGACTCGGCATCGGTTTGGCTATTGTACGCCATTTAGTGGAGCTGCACGGCGGCACAGTTCATGCCCACAGCGAAGGCGAGGATTTGGGAGCAACATTTATTGTGAGGTTACCCATTATGTCCGCGCTATTCGAGGCAAGCGAGAGCGTTCGCATATCCACGGTTGAAGCTGGAACCCCGTTTGACAACCCTCCAGCTCTCAACTGCTTAGAGGTACTCGTGGTGGACGACGATGCCGATACGCGGTTGTTTCTCTGTATGGTACTGGAACAGTGCGGCGCTAATGTAACACTAGCTTCATCGGCTTTCGAGGCATTCGAGGTAATTCAGAATTTGAAACCAGATATCCTGGTTAGCGATATCGGGATGCCGCAAGAAGACGGCTACAGTTTGATCCGCAAAGTACGATCGCTCTCAGCAGAGGAAGGGGGACTGATTCCAGCAATTGCCCTGACGGCATATGCTAGAACGGAGGATCGAATGCGATCGCTCTTGGAAGGTTTTCAAATCCACATACCCAAGCCAGTCGAGCCAGCTGAGTTAGCCGCCGCCGTCGCCAACCTCGCAGGGCTAGGAGCTAGGGGCTAG
- a CDS encoding DUF4058 family protein yields the protein MTPSFPGMNPYLENPSLWSEVHSWLIVELARSLNPSLIPNYRAAVEKRVYDDTLLVGIPDASIFQQNPEADRPSVVTTGVLSKPIRVTLPLTEEITERYLEIREVKTGRVVTVVEVLSPKNKRVGEGRDKYLTKRQKVLNSATHLVEIDLLRTGNFMPMAEAIRSHYRILVSRANLRPEAELYPFNVRESIPQFLLPLQPGDREPVVNLSEVLGQVYQEAALDFAIDYSQQPVPPLSESDFQWVRSLMES from the coding sequence ATGACACCGAGTTTCCCAGGGATGAACCCTTATCTTGAAAATCCTTCCTTGTGGTCAGAGGTTCACTCCTGGCTGATTGTCGAGCTGGCGCGATCGCTAAATCCCTCACTCATACCCAATTATCGAGCTGCTGTAGAGAAACGGGTTTACGATGATACTCTACTGGTCGGTATTCCCGATGCTTCTATTTTCCAACAAAACCCTGAAGCCGATCGACCTTCTGTGGTAACAACTGGGGTTTTAAGTAAGCCAATTCGGGTGACATTGCCTTTGACTGAAGAAATCACCGAACGCTATCTGGAGATTCGGGAGGTCAAGACTGGGAGGGTGGTAACGGTCGTAGAAGTCCTCTCCCCCAAAAATAAACGAGTCGGTGAAGGTCGAGATAAGTATCTGACTAAGCGACAAAAGGTTTTGAACAGTGCTACTCACTTGGTTGAAATCGATCTGCTGAGAACGGGAAACTTTATGCCAATGGCGGAAGCAATTCGATCGCACTATCGCATTTTGGTCAGTAGGGCTAATCTCCGTCCCGAAGCTGAACTCTACCCGTTTAATGTGCGTGAATCGATTCCCCAATTCTTGCTTCCTTTGCAGCCAGGAGATCGAGAACCTGTTGTGAATTTATCTGAGGTCTTGGGACAAGTTTATCAGGAAGCGGCTCTAGATTTTGCGATCGATTATTCACAGCAGCCTGTCCCACCGCTAAGCGAGAGTGATTTTCAGTGGGTGCGATCGTTGATGGAATCGTAG
- a CDS encoding ATP-binding SpoIIE family protein phosphatase — protein MRETVVLPISESSQAGEARRLAMALASRLGFNDTQRGKVGIVVTEIANNLVRHAREGQLLLGSLAKDDIAGIEILALDKGPGMVDIGECLRDGYSTAGTAGKGLGAISRLSAFFDIHSVPNVGTALLSQIWASQTPSSTPYSNIEIGAVCLPKTGEEVSGDRWAIDRYADRTLLLVSDGLGHGPMAAQASLEAIKIFRENVRKSPAEIMEAVHGGLRSTRGAAVAIAQLKFEQQIIRFVGVGNISASVMSESGSYSMVSHNGTVGHEVRKIQEFVYQWPKGGLLVMHSDGLGTQWRLDRYPGLAAKHPSTIAGVLYRDFNRGRDDVTVLVAKEKC, from the coding sequence ATGAGAGAAACCGTCGTCTTGCCTATTTCGGAGTCCAGTCAAGCTGGTGAAGCGCGACGGCTAGCTATGGCCCTCGCGAGCCGTCTTGGCTTCAACGACACACAGCGAGGAAAGGTAGGCATCGTAGTTACCGAGATCGCAAATAACTTGGTTCGCCACGCTAGGGAAGGCCAGCTGCTACTAGGGTCTCTGGCAAAAGACGACATCGCGGGGATCGAAATATTAGCTCTGGATAAAGGGCCGGGAATGGTTGATATCGGGGAGTGCCTGCGGGATGGCTATTCTACGGCAGGTACTGCTGGCAAGGGTTTGGGGGCAATTAGTCGCCTAAGTGCTTTTTTCGATATTCATTCTGTTCCCAATGTGGGGACAGCTTTATTAAGTCAGATCTGGGCTAGCCAAACACCGTCTAGCACACCATACAGCAATATAGAAATAGGTGCGGTATGTCTGCCTAAAACAGGTGAGGAGGTTTCGGGCGATCGTTGGGCAATCGATCGCTATGCCGATCGCACTCTGCTGCTAGTATCAGATGGTTTGGGTCACGGGCCGATGGCCGCCCAAGCTTCTCTAGAAGCTATCAAAATATTTCGAGAGAATGTCCGCAAAAGTCCCGCTGAAATTATGGAAGCTGTGCATGGGGGTTTACGAAGTACGCGGGGCGCTGCTGTGGCGATCGCTCAACTAAAGTTTGAACAACAAATCATTCGTTTTGTAGGAGTGGGAAATATCTCTGCCAGCGTTATGTCTGAGTCGGGAAGCTACAGCATGGTTTCCCACAACGGCACCGTCGGACACGAGGTTCGCAAAATTCAGGAGTTTGTCTATCAGTGGCCAAAAGGAGGGCTTTTGGTGATGCACTCCGATGGGTTAGGTACTCAGTGGCGCTTGGATCGCTATCCTGGTTTAGCCGCAAAACATCCCAGTACAATCGCGGGAGTTTTATACCGCGACTTCAACCGAGGACGCGACGACGTAACGGTGCTAGTTGCTAAAGAAAAGTGCTGA
- a CDS encoding ATP synthase subunit I produces the protein MSDSSHQPTSVTGEVSQPDPLEPKPSKSMQEYHNLQKELLIATLACTGIIFISVWIFYNLNIALNYLIGACTGVVYLRMLAKNVEQLGREKQSLSKTRFALFIGLIIVATQWRQLQIVPIFLGFLTYKAALIIYTVQTAMLSDRK, from the coding sequence TTGTCAGACTCATCTCATCAACCCACCAGCGTAACTGGGGAGGTTTCGCAACCCGATCCGCTGGAACCAAAACCCAGCAAATCGATGCAGGAATACCACAACCTGCAAAAAGAGTTGCTGATCGCCACCCTAGCCTGTACAGGGATTATTTTTATCTCTGTCTGGATTTTTTACAACCTTAACATTGCCCTAAATTATTTGATTGGGGCGTGCACAGGTGTGGTTTACTTGAGAATGTTGGCTAAAAATGTTGAGCAACTGGGCCGCGAAAAACAGAGTCTGAGCAAGACTCGGTTCGCCCTGTTCATTGGGTTGATTATAGTAGCAACTCAATGGCGTCAGCTACAGATAGTCCCAATATTTTTGGGATTTCTGACTTACAAAGCCGCGCTCATCATCTATACAGTCCAAACGGCCATGCTTTCTGACCGCAAATAG
- a CDS encoding STAS domain-containing protein — translation MSLNGQSKIPQILKDREAEVLADWLGEQMAAGIRKDLLKEMELREECREFLELFTDAIQQGNFTNIQSPEWRGVKDMLASVSRSRTQKGFTPTETANFVFSFKQPLFKRLRQELGENGETLLEEILSATNLIDKLGLWTTEIYQKTREEVILRQQEELMELSTPVVKLWEGILALPIIGTLDSARTQIMMESLLQMIVQTGSQVAIIDITGVPTVDTLTAQHLLKTVTAARLMGADCIISGIRPQIAQTIVYLGVDLADITTKASLADAFVLALKRSGFAIARSKSAI, via the coding sequence ATGAGCTTAAACGGACAGAGCAAAATTCCACAGATCCTTAAAGATCGTGAAGCGGAAGTCTTGGCCGACTGGCTGGGCGAGCAAATGGCAGCGGGTATCCGCAAAGACTTGCTCAAGGAAATGGAGTTGCGCGAGGAGTGCAGAGAATTCCTTGAGTTATTTACAGATGCTATCCAACAGGGTAACTTCACCAACATCCAATCCCCGGAGTGGCGTGGCGTGAAGGATATGTTGGCTAGCGTTTCCCGATCGCGCACTCAGAAAGGCTTCACGCCAACAGAAACAGCAAACTTTGTATTCTCGTTTAAGCAGCCCTTATTCAAGCGGTTGCGCCAGGAACTGGGAGAGAATGGCGAAACCCTACTGGAAGAAATTTTGTCTGCGACTAACCTGATAGACAAACTCGGTCTGTGGACAACTGAAATCTATCAGAAAACCCGCGAGGAGGTAATCCTCCGCCAGCAAGAAGAGCTAATGGAACTCTCAACGCCAGTGGTGAAGCTGTGGGAAGGCATTTTAGCCCTGCCCATCATTGGCACCCTCGACAGCGCCCGCACCCAAATTATGATGGAATCTCTCTTGCAGATGATTGTACAGACAGGTTCCCAAGTTGCGATCATCGACATTACTGGAGTGCCAACTGTGGATACTCTGACGGCGCAGCACTTACTGAAGACGGTAACTGCGGCTCGTTTGATGGGCGCTGATTGCATCATCAGCGGTATTCGTCCCCAAATCGCTCAAACGATCGTCTACTTGGGTGTAGATTTGGCCGATATAACCACAAAGGCTTCCCTCGCGGATGCCTTTGTTCTGGCTTTGAAGCGATCGGGATTTGCGATCGCACGCTCCAAGTCCGCTATTTAA
- a CDS encoding four helix bundle protein — protein sequence MNQKKPIQSHRDLEAYQLAFDAAMQIFELSKKFTVEERFSLTDQIRRSSRSVCANLAEAWRKRRYEGAFVAKLSDSEAEAAETQTWIEFAVKCNYIDIEPGRELYRTYNRILGKLVNMIANPSPWLMPIARRQ from the coding sequence ATGAACCAGAAGAAACCTATTCAGAGTCATCGAGATTTGGAAGCGTACCAGCTAGCGTTTGATGCGGCGATGCAAATTTTTGAGTTGAGCAAAAAGTTTACTGTAGAGGAGCGATTTTCATTAACAGACCAAATTCGTCGCTCATCGCGATCGGTCTGTGCTAATTTAGCTGAAGCTTGGCGCAAACGCCGTTATGAAGGCGCTTTTGTTGCCAAATTAAGCGATTCTGAAGCAGAAGCAGCTGAAACTCAAACCTGGATTGAGTTTGCCGTTAAATGTAACTATATAGACATTGAGCCTGGTAGAGAACTTTATCGAACTTACAATCGGATTTTGGGCAAATTAGTAAATATGATTGCCAATCCTTCCCCGTGGCTAATGCCAATAGCTAGAAGGCAATAA
- a CDS encoding F0F1 ATP synthase subunit B', whose product MFDFDATMPLMAVQFLLLAVLLNAIFYKPMTKVLDDRDNYIRTNEAQALERLSKAEMLAKQYEEQLANARRQSQNLIAIAQDDAKKIGATKIAEAQQEAQAQTEQAQREIDRQKQEAMQSLEEQVDSLSRQILEKLLGPELVNR is encoded by the coding sequence ATGTTTGACTTCGATGCCACGATGCCTTTGATGGCAGTGCAGTTTCTACTGTTGGCAGTGCTGTTGAACGCGATTTTCTACAAGCCGATGACCAAGGTGCTAGACGATCGCGATAATTACATCCGCACCAATGAAGCCCAAGCCCTCGAACGCTTGTCTAAAGCTGAGATGTTGGCGAAACAATATGAGGAACAGCTGGCTAATGCCCGCAGGCAATCTCAAAATTTGATCGCAATAGCTCAGGATGATGCCAAGAAAATCGGCGCTACGAAAATTGCTGAAGCTCAACAAGAGGCTCAGGCTCAAACGGAACAAGCTCAGCGAGAAATAGATCGGCAAAAGCAAGAAGCGATGCAAAGCCTTGAAGAACAAGTAGATTCTTTGAGTCGCCAGATTTTAGAAAAACTCTTGGGGCCAGAGCTTGTCAATAGATAG
- the atpE gene encoding ATP synthase F0 subunit C, with protein MDPLVSAASVIAAALAIGLAAIGPGIGQGNAAGQAVEGIARQPEAEGKIRGTLLLTLAFMESLTIYGLVIALVLLFANPFV; from the coding sequence ATGGATCCATTGGTTTCTGCTGCTTCAGTTATAGCTGCTGCTCTGGCAATTGGTTTGGCTGCAATTGGCCCTGGTATTGGTCAAGGTAACGCCGCAGGTCAAGCTGTAGAAGGTATTGCCCGTCAGCCCGAAGCTGAAGGCAAAATTCGCGGTACTCTCCTGTTAACTTTGGCATTCATGGAATCCCTGACCATCTACGGTTTGGTAATTGCCCTGGTGCTGCTGTTTGCTAACCCATTCGTTTAA
- a CDS encoding anti-sigma regulatory factor — MQKNEIISINSSSDVVLVRQAVRQLAVELGFSLINQTKIVTGASELARNTLEHGGGGTVNIEALDEGTRRGLRLIFEDSGPGIPDLELALKDGFTTGGGLGMGLSGTKRLVNEFDIVSRVGEGTRITITKWK; from the coding sequence ATGCAGAAAAATGAAATTATCAGCATCAATTCCTCCTCAGATGTTGTGCTAGTAAGGCAGGCAGTGCGTCAGTTGGCCGTAGAGTTAGGTTTCAGCCTGATAAACCAGACAAAGATCGTCACGGGAGCCAGCGAACTGGCACGCAACACCCTGGAACACGGGGGTGGCGGGACTGTAAATATAGAAGCGCTGGATGAAGGAACCCGTCGCGGTCTGCGACTGATTTTTGAAGACTCCGGGCCGGGTATTCCAGATCTTGAACTGGCGCTTAAAGATGGCTTCACTACAGGAGGCGGACTCGGTATGGGATTGAGCGGGACAAAGCGGTTGGTCAACGAATTCGATATCGTTTCCCGTGTCGGAGAAGGCACCCGCATCACAATTACAAAATGGAAGTAA
- a CDS encoding ATP-binding protein, with translation MTTLLNIEIRFEQDVVMSRQRARQIAQGLGFDPQDQTRIATAVSEIARNAFQYAKLGKIEFRVEGESPQILLISISDKGEGIANLNIIQEGNYKSPTGMGLGIIGSKRLMDRFDIESSPSGTKVVMGKTLPKRAAKLTTNLSMQIADKLAIQPPDNPFAEIQQQNQELIRTLDELRKHQEELTDLNRELEATNRGVVALYAELDEKAEFLERANELKTHFLSNMSHEFRTPLNSIMSLSAMLTDRMDGELTTEQEKQVMFIRKSAEGLLELVNDLLDLAKVEAGKIVVYPKEFELSDLFATLRGMLRPLLSHNSSTSLIFEEPVDIPILNTDEGKVAQILRNFISNALKYTEQGEIRIKADKIGNNVVFSVADTGIGIAPKDRERIFEEFTQVDSLIQKRFKGTGLGLPLSRKLAELLGGGVSLFSEMGVGSTFFATIPIVYGDETARVSVPEISWELDPLRSPILVIEDNAETIFTYEKYLEKSIYQIVSARSLKEAKYALEKFKPKAVLLDVLLEEESTWSFLSKMKQNPATQDIPILVATVIDNEKKSLALGADAFLIKPVDRLLLLKKINTLVRGDIPQKLLIVDDQVVSRYLLKQLLADSRFTIIEATDGHSGIQLAHSENPACIFLDLVMPEMNGLEVLEHLKSNTATRHIPVIINTSNLLSEEEIRNIGNRAVVILSKESLSSQEASAILSEVLMKAGLVL, from the coding sequence ATGACTACTTTACTAAATATAGAAATACGATTTGAACAAGATGTAGTAATGTCGCGTCAGCGGGCGCGACAAATTGCACAAGGTTTGGGATTTGACCCCCAAGACCAGACGCGCATTGCCACCGCTGTATCCGAAATCGCCCGCAACGCTTTTCAGTACGCCAAGCTGGGAAAAATTGAATTTCGAGTGGAAGGCGAATCGCCTCAAATACTTCTAATTTCCATTAGCGACAAAGGAGAGGGTATTGCCAATCTGAACATTATTCAGGAGGGCAATTACAAGTCTCCAACCGGAATGGGGTTAGGTATCATTGGCAGCAAACGTTTAATGGATCGGTTTGATATCGAATCTTCGCCCAGCGGAACTAAAGTGGTGATGGGAAAGACATTGCCGAAACGCGCTGCTAAGTTAACAACCAACCTCTCGATGCAGATTGCCGATAAGTTGGCAATCCAACCTCCTGATAATCCGTTTGCAGAAATTCAGCAACAGAATCAAGAACTTATTCGTACTTTAGACGAACTAAGAAAGCACCAAGAGGAACTAACTGACCTAAACCGGGAACTGGAAGCTACCAATCGCGGCGTTGTGGCGCTTTATGCAGAATTAGATGAAAAAGCGGAGTTTTTAGAGCGCGCCAACGAATTAAAAACCCACTTTCTCTCAAATATGAGCCATGAGTTTCGCACGCCGCTCAATTCTATTATGTCTCTGTCTGCAATGCTGACCGATCGCATGGACGGCGAATTGACTACAGAACAAGAAAAGCAGGTGATGTTTATCCGTAAATCCGCAGAAGGTCTTTTGGAATTAGTTAACGACTTGTTAGATTTGGCGAAGGTCGAGGCAGGAAAAATTGTTGTTTATCCAAAAGAATTTGAACTGAGCGATTTATTTGCTACTTTGCGTGGGATGCTGCGCCCGTTGCTTAGCCATAACTCTTCGACTTCGCTCATCTTTGAAGAACCTGTCGATATCCCAATTCTCAACACCGATGAGGGAAAAGTTGCCCAAATTCTCAGAAATTTTATTTCTAACGCACTTAAATACACCGAACAGGGTGAGATTCGCATCAAAGCAGATAAGATCGGCAACAACGTTGTATTTTCGGTCGCAGATACGGGTATCGGTATTGCACCTAAAGATCGAGAGCGCATTTTTGAGGAATTTACCCAAGTGGATTCTCTCATTCAAAAGCGCTTTAAAGGAACGGGTCTCGGACTACCGCTGTCGCGCAAGTTAGCCGAATTGCTGGGAGGTGGCGTTTCACTTTTTAGCGAAATGGGGGTGGGCTCCACATTTTTTGCTACAATACCGATCGTGTATGGGGACGAGACGGCAAGGGTATCTGTGCCGGAGATTAGTTGGGAGTTAGATCCGCTGCGGTCGCCGATCCTGGTGATAGAAGATAATGCGGAAACTATCTTCACTTACGAGAAGTATTTGGAAAAATCTATTTATCAGATCGTCTCGGCCCGATCGCTCAAAGAGGCAAAGTACGCACTTGAGAAGTTTAAACCAAAAGCCGTACTGTTAGACGTCTTGCTAGAGGAAGAGAGTACGTGGTCTTTCCTCTCGAAAATGAAACAAAACCCAGCGACGCAAGATATCCCCATTTTGGTGGCAACAGTTATTGATAATGAAAAGAAATCTCTGGCTTTGGGGGCTGATGCGTTCTTGATCAAGCCAGTGGATCGATTGTTGCTTTTGAAAAAAATTAATACTCTAGTCAGGGGAGATATTCCGCAAAAGTTATTGATTGTTGACGATCAGGTGGTGTCCCGTTATTTACTCAAGCAACTTTTAGCCGATTCTCGGTTTACCATTATTGAGGCAACAGATGGGCATTCTGGCATTCAGCTAGCGCACAGCGAAAATCCGGCTTGCATTTTTCTCGATTTGGTAATGCCAGAAATGAACGGGTTGGAGGTTTTAGAACATCTAAAAAGCAATACCGCTACTCGCCATATTCCTGTAATAATTAATACTTCCAACCTGCTGTCAGAAGAGGAAATACGCAATATTGGCAATCGTGCGGTGGTAATTCTATCTAAAGAAAGTTTATCTAGTCAAGAGGCATCCGCTATCCTAAGTGAAGTTCTTATGAAAGCTGGGCTAGTTCTATAG
- the atpB gene encoding F0F1 ATP synthase subunit A, translating to MLSVLNGLNSVTLASLEVGHHFYWQLGNLKVHGQVFLTSWFVIGLLVVASLLATRNIQRIPSGIQNFMEYALEFIRDLAKNQLGEKEYRPWVPFIGTLFLFIFVSNWSGALIPWKLLRLPEGELAAPTNDINTTVALALLTSLAYFYAGFSKRGLGYFKKYIEPTPILLPIAILEDFTKPLSLSFRLFGNILADELVVAVLVLLVPLFVPLPVMALGLFTSAIQALVFATLAAAYIHEAMEGHGGEEHEDHSH from the coding sequence ATGCTCAGTGTCTTAAATGGCTTAAATTCTGTTACTCTCGCCTCATTGGAAGTAGGACATCATTTCTACTGGCAATTAGGCAATCTGAAAGTGCATGGGCAAGTTTTTCTCACCTCCTGGTTTGTGATTGGTCTTTTAGTAGTAGCTTCACTCTTGGCTACTCGCAACATCCAGAGAATTCCCAGCGGCATACAAAATTTTATGGAATACGCCCTGGAATTTATTCGAGACCTGGCAAAAAACCAGTTGGGTGAGAAAGAGTACCGTCCCTGGGTGCCGTTTATTGGCACGTTGTTTTTGTTTATCTTCGTGTCAAATTGGTCGGGCGCTTTGATTCCCTGGAAGCTTCTCCGGCTACCAGAAGGAGAGCTAGCAGCTCCCACTAATGACATCAATACGACAGTAGCCCTGGCATTACTGACTTCCTTAGCGTACTTTTACGCTGGTTTTAGTAAGCGCGGTTTGGGATACTTTAAGAAGTATATCGAGCCGACGCCGATTCTATTGCCGATCGCGATTCTAGAAGATTTCACCAAGCCCCTTTCCCTGAGCTTCCGTTTGTTTGGAAACATTCTGGCGGATGAGCTGGTGGTAGCGGTACTGGTACTGCTAGTTCCTCTGTTCGTGCCCCTGCCAGTAATGGCCTTGGGTCTATTTACTAGCGCAATTCAAGCTCTAGTATTTGCCACCTTAGCAGCCGCCTACATTCACGAGGCGATGGAAGGGCATGGTGGTGAAGAGCATGAGGATCATTCTCATTAG